In one Brevibacterium sp. CBA3109 genomic region, the following are encoded:
- a CDS encoding HNH endonuclease → MAGDDRRGRVSDTERFKVYLRSGGRCAMCGKYLLEGTVTRRPMRLGELAHIVGAKQTPGSPRGMDPLPKNKREKAENLMLVCRDEHTELDRKGTLDVITVEKLRTIKQDHEAWIYRMTGLDRNRGTAVLRMLGKIRGNTVELARSTASSAILESDDRFPDFPLSHDLHGIEIDLQRLPGEGTNEYWKTGMAAIDEVIEHKLKDAVADGTVQHVSVFAFARLPLLVYLGSRLDDTYRVELYQRHRSTDAWTWPNTDAPTPQFEVTSELANDAPASSPAVLILNVSGTAHPDELPEDLRGLNRHVLAPVGGTQAGVDVINSPEAVAAFRHAVRSLLSDLEVSDKNMPVLHVVGALPLAAAVTLGQARDPHVHPTFAIYWRTDDGAYKHALDLK, encoded by the coding sequence ATGGCAGGCGATGATCGTCGCGGTCGCGTCAGCGATACGGAGCGGTTCAAGGTGTACCTGCGGTCCGGAGGCCGTTGCGCCATGTGCGGGAAGTATCTGCTCGAGGGGACGGTGACACGTCGACCGATGCGGCTCGGCGAGCTCGCGCACATCGTGGGCGCCAAGCAGACACCTGGTTCGCCGCGTGGCATGGACCCGCTCCCCAAGAACAAGCGTGAGAAGGCTGAGAACCTGATGCTGGTCTGCCGTGACGAGCACACCGAGCTAGACCGCAAGGGCACACTCGACGTCATAACGGTCGAGAAGCTCCGCACCATCAAACAGGACCACGAGGCGTGGATCTACCGGATGACGGGCCTAGACCGGAACCGCGGCACCGCGGTCCTACGGATGCTGGGGAAAATTCGTGGCAACACGGTCGAGCTTGCCCGGTCGACCGCCTCGTCGGCGATCCTCGAGTCCGACGACCGGTTCCCCGACTTCCCGCTGAGTCACGACCTCCACGGCATCGAGATCGACCTCCAGAGGCTGCCTGGTGAAGGCACGAACGAGTACTGGAAGACCGGCATGGCCGCCATCGACGAGGTCATCGAGCACAAGCTCAAGGACGCCGTCGCAGACGGCACCGTGCAACACGTCAGCGTGTTCGCGTTCGCACGGCTTCCACTTCTGGTGTACCTCGGCAGCCGCCTCGACGACACGTACCGCGTCGAGCTGTACCAGCGCCACCGCTCGACGGACGCGTGGACTTGGCCGAACACGGATGCACCGACGCCGCAGTTCGAAGTGACGTCCGAGCTCGCGAACGACGCGCCCGCCAGCTCACCCGCCGTCCTGATCTTGAACGTATCCGGCACTGCGCACCCCGATGAGCTGCCCGAGGACCTGCGAGGCCTCAACCGTCACGTCCTCGCGCCCGTCGGCGGCACCCAGGCCGGTGTGGACGTCATCAACTCGCCGGAAGCAGTCGCCGCGTTCCGGCACGCGGTCCGGTCCCTGCTGTCAGACCTCGAGGTCTCCGACAAGAATATGCCTGTCCTGCACGTAGTTGGCGCGCTGCCACTCGCGGCCGCTGTCACGCTCGGTCAGGCCCGCGACCCGCACGTCCATCCGACGTTCGCCATCTACTGGCGCACCGACGACGGCGCCTACAAGCATGCACTGGACCTGAAATGA
- a CDS encoding MFS transporter — translation MSSPTRTDDGSVDNSGTGTAASARLDRAKMRKIATASVIGTTVEWYDLFLFGTASALVFNQVFFPELSPALGTILAFLTFAAAYLARTVGAVLFGHFGDRLGRKSMLLVSLLVMGGATLAIGLVPDFNTIGIAAPFILLTLRIIQGLALGGEWGGAVLMTVEHAPEERRGWYGSMVQVGVPVGTLLANLAFLIVTGLVSEEALISWGWRVPFIASVLLVAVGIYIRLNIEETPSFQQVREQGAKAKLPFAHLMRHYWKPVILGGVATLSTGSTFTLMVASGVNYGTQEKGLSSNFMLWVVLVACIVGLIFIPVFGRLSDKIGRRPIIAAGIAGEVILAFPFFWLLNTGSAAAVFLAYGLMMIAFCANYGPIATFLAELFGAKIRYSGLSVSYMLSGLLGSAITPAITVWLLDVTGKSDSMAWYIAGSAVLSLIALFLLTENRLQSIDRADTPEAGVDGDTVSEVGVENR, via the coding sequence ATGAGTTCGCCAACTCGCACCGACGACGGTTCCGTCGACAACTCGGGCACCGGCACAGCCGCCAGCGCTCGCCTCGATCGCGCGAAGATGCGCAAGATCGCGACCGCCAGCGTCATCGGCACCACCGTGGAATGGTACGACCTGTTCCTCTTCGGCACCGCCTCGGCTCTGGTGTTCAACCAGGTCTTCTTCCCCGAACTCTCTCCGGCCCTGGGCACGATCCTCGCATTCCTCACCTTCGCCGCCGCCTATCTGGCGCGCACGGTGGGTGCGGTCCTGTTCGGACACTTCGGCGACCGCCTCGGACGCAAGTCGATGCTGCTCGTCTCCCTCCTCGTCATGGGTGGTGCGACCCTGGCCATCGGCTTGGTCCCCGACTTCAACACGATCGGCATCGCCGCACCGTTCATCCTGCTCACCCTGCGCATCATCCAAGGACTGGCGCTCGGCGGCGAATGGGGCGGGGCGGTTCTCATGACCGTCGAACACGCACCCGAGGAGCGCCGAGGCTGGTACGGCTCGATGGTCCAGGTAGGCGTGCCCGTGGGTACCCTGCTGGCCAACCTCGCCTTCCTCATCGTCACCGGACTCGTGTCCGAGGAAGCGCTCATCTCCTGGGGCTGGAGGGTCCCGTTCATCGCCTCCGTGCTGCTCGTCGCCGTCGGCATCTACATCCGCCTCAACATCGAGGAGACGCCGAGCTTCCAGCAAGTCCGTGAACAGGGTGCGAAGGCCAAACTGCCCTTCGCCCACCTCATGCGCCACTACTGGAAGCCCGTCATCCTCGGCGGCGTCGCCACCCTGTCGACCGGGTCGACGTTCACGCTCATGGTCGCCTCCGGCGTCAACTACGGTACCCAGGAGAAGGGGCTGTCGAGCAACTTCATGCTCTGGGTCGTCCTCGTCGCATGCATCGTCGGACTCATCTTCATCCCGGTCTTCGGTCGCCTCTCCGACAAGATCGGACGCCGCCCGATCATCGCCGCAGGAATCGCCGGCGAAGTGATCCTCGCGTTCCCGTTCTTCTGGCTCCTGAACACCGGCAGCGCCGCCGCAGTCTTCCTCGCCTACGGGCTGATGATGATCGCTTTCTGCGCGAACTACGGCCCGATCGCGACTTTCCTCGCCGAGCTCTTCGGTGCGAAGATCCGCTACTCCGGACTGTCCGTGTCCTACATGCTCTCGGGCCTGTTGGGCTCGGCCATCACCCCCGCGATCACCGTGTGGCTGCTCGACGTCACCGGCAAGTCCGACTCGATGGCCTGGTACATCGCCGGCTCCGCGGTCCTGTCCCTCATCGCCCTGTTCCTGCTCACCGAAAACCGTCTGCAGAGCATCGACCGCGCCGATACGCCGGAAGCTGGAGTCGATGGTGACACCGTCTCCGAGGTGGGGGTGGAGAACCGATGA
- a CDS encoding CHY zinc finger protein translates to MARSPQVYGKTVDEHTRCEHYATELDIIAIRFACCDRYYPCHLCHSETADHPAQQWPREKWDQAAILCGMCWAELAIDTYRGADSCPECAAAFNPRCAAHSSYYFEG, encoded by the coding sequence GTGGCGAGGTCTCCTCAGGTCTATGGCAAGACGGTCGATGAGCACACGCGGTGTGAACATTATGCGACCGAGCTCGACATCATCGCCATCCGCTTCGCGTGCTGCGACCGGTACTATCCGTGCCACCTCTGCCATAGTGAGACCGCCGACCACCCGGCGCAGCAATGGCCGCGTGAGAAGTGGGATCAGGCGGCCATCCTCTGCGGAATGTGCTGGGCAGAGCTGGCGATCGACACGTACCGGGGTGCCGACTCGTGTCCCGAGTGTGCGGCGGCATTCAACCCTCGGTGCGCTGCCCATTCGAGCTATTACTTCGAGGGCTGA
- a CDS encoding DUF2891 family protein, which translates to MPQSAEFVTPFAEVALSNITRDYPYAAHHVAGSPADIVDPREKNPAFANSFDWHSSVHMHYLLVTLLSTETAQSEPWRNEAITVLTSHLSSENLTAEAMFLREHPTWERPYGWAWAVELVRALRASNDPQLHDLAPGAEVLAQTVFDLTVAWLPHMPEPVRHGIHPNTAFGLRRILLGARDFGRHDVVDAIAASARRCFADDHAWNFSQERSGQDFLSPGLCEADLMAEVLTADELAVWLPDFLSELAPESPALSPVEVLDPTDGYQSHLYGLGLSVAASIMRLAPRLLQIAEDSGNLDLADRTRGFLTRVDTLMSPGLEASVSDEYMASHWVATFAWEALELRTH; encoded by the coding sequence ATGCCGCAGTCTGCCGAGTTCGTCACCCCCTTCGCCGAGGTGGCCCTGAGCAACATCACCCGTGACTATCCGTACGCCGCCCACCACGTCGCCGGGTCACCTGCCGACATCGTCGATCCGCGGGAGAAGAACCCGGCCTTCGCGAACTCCTTCGACTGGCATTCCAGCGTGCACATGCACTACCTGCTCGTGACCCTGCTGAGCACCGAGACCGCCCAGTCCGAACCCTGGCGCAACGAGGCCATCACAGTCCTCACCTCGCATCTCAGCTCGGAGAATCTCACCGCCGAAGCGATGTTCCTCCGCGAGCATCCAACCTGGGAACGTCCCTATGGCTGGGCCTGGGCCGTCGAGCTCGTGCGTGCACTTCGGGCCAGCAATGACCCGCAGTTACATGATCTGGCTCCCGGCGCCGAGGTGCTCGCCCAGACGGTCTTCGACCTGACCGTGGCATGGCTGCCGCACATGCCCGAACCCGTCCGCCACGGAATCCACCCGAACACCGCGTTCGGCCTGCGGCGTATTCTGCTCGGCGCACGAGACTTCGGCCGACATGATGTCGTCGATGCGATCGCGGCGTCCGCTCGTCGCTGCTTCGCCGATGATCATGCCTGGAACTTCAGCCAGGAACGCAGCGGCCAGGACTTCCTCTCCCCTGGTCTGTGCGAGGCCGACCTTATGGCTGAGGTTCTCACCGCCGACGAGCTCGCCGTTTGGCTGCCAGACTTCCTCTCGGAACTGGCGCCGGAGTCCCCCGCGCTCTCCCCTGTCGAAGTGCTCGACCCCACGGACGGGTATCAGAGCCACCTCTATGGTCTCGGGCTCTCCGTTGCGGCCTCGATCATGCGCTTGGCCCCACGACTGCTGCAGATTGCCGAGGACTCAGGCAATCTGGACCTCGCTGACCGCACCAGGGGCTTCCTCACCAGAGTCGATACGCTCATGTCTCCCGGGCTCGAGGCGTCTGTGTCCGATGAGTACATGGCCTCGCACTGGGTGGCGACGTTCGCCTGGGAGGCGCTGGAGTTGCGGACTCACTGA
- a CDS encoding aspartate ammonia-lyase, with protein MTDSVFTPTRTETDSIGSLEIPAAAYWGVHTARAMENFPIARRPVSVYPDFVRAFACVKQAAARANLEIGALDEQRANLIDAACEEIKGGRLHDEFTVGVIQGGAGTSTNMNANEVITNRALEIGGHAKGDYSFINPNDHTNHSQSTNDTYPTAIKIALAFSLQNLLGELTLLADAFAAKGREFSHIIKVGRTQLQDAVPMTLGQEFNAFATTLREDVQRLEEAVALLGEVNMGATAIGTAINAPVGYKEAVIKHLRTITGLELVSAGDLVESTSDTGVFITFSGALKRSALKMSKIANDLRLLSSGPQAGFGEINLPARQAGSSIMPGKVNPVIPEAVSQVAYSVAGADVTVSMAVEAGQLQLNAFEPIIAHSLFQSITWLERACQTFRVNCVNGITANEAALEDTVARSVTVITALAPVIGYAPAAQLAKQALATNEPIADLVVAQGLLDPAQLEEILKPERLTGLPADHGVENTTEGAEAVPRDEMTSELPVVSSTE; from the coding sequence GTGACCGACAGCGTTTTCACTCCCACCCGCACTGAGACCGATTCGATCGGCAGTCTCGAGATCCCCGCTGCGGCGTATTGGGGTGTGCACACGGCGCGAGCGATGGAGAACTTCCCGATCGCCCGCCGGCCGGTCTCCGTCTACCCGGACTTCGTCCGTGCCTTCGCCTGTGTGAAGCAGGCGGCGGCCCGGGCGAACCTGGAGATCGGTGCCCTTGATGAGCAGCGGGCGAACCTCATCGACGCCGCCTGCGAGGAGATCAAGGGCGGGCGACTCCACGACGAGTTCACCGTCGGTGTGATCCAGGGCGGTGCGGGTACCTCGACGAACATGAACGCCAACGAGGTGATCACGAACCGTGCCCTCGAGATCGGCGGTCACGCGAAGGGCGACTACTCGTTCATCAACCCCAATGACCACACGAACCACAGCCAGTCGACGAACGACACGTACCCGACGGCGATCAAGATCGCGCTGGCCTTCTCGCTGCAGAACCTCCTCGGCGAGCTCACGCTCTTAGCCGATGCCTTCGCCGCGAAGGGACGCGAGTTCTCCCATATCATCAAGGTCGGTCGCACCCAACTCCAGGACGCGGTGCCGATGACCCTGGGCCAGGAATTCAACGCCTTCGCCACCACCCTGCGCGAGGACGTGCAGCGACTCGAAGAGGCCGTCGCCCTCCTCGGCGAGGTCAACATGGGTGCCACTGCGATCGGAACCGCGATCAACGCCCCCGTCGGGTACAAGGAAGCGGTGATCAAGCACTTGCGCACCATCACCGGACTCGAGCTGGTGAGCGCCGGTGACCTCGTCGAATCCACCTCCGACACCGGTGTCTTCATCACCTTTTCCGGGGCACTCAAGCGCAGCGCTCTGAAGATGTCGAAGATCGCCAACGACCTGCGCCTGCTGTCCTCAGGACCGCAGGCCGGTTTCGGTGAGATCAATCTGCCTGCCCGCCAGGCCGGCTCGTCGATCATGCCAGGCAAGGTCAACCCCGTCATCCCCGAGGCTGTCTCCCAGGTGGCCTACTCGGTCGCCGGAGCCGACGTGACCGTGTCCATGGCCGTCGAGGCCGGACAGCTGCAGCTCAACGCCTTCGAACCGATCATCGCCCACTCCCTGTTCCAGTCGATCACCTGGCTCGAACGTGCCTGCCAGACCTTCCGCGTCAACTGCGTCAACGGCATCACCGCCAACGAGGCTGCGCTCGAGGACACGGTGGCCCGTTCCGTCACCGTCATCACCGCACTCGCCCCGGTCATCGGCTACGCCCCGGCCGCGCAGCTGGCCAAGCAGGCGCTGGCGACCAACGAACCGATCGCTGACCTCGTTGTGGCGCAGGGTCTGCTCGACCCAGCCCAGCTTGAGGAGATCCTCAAGCCCGAACGCCTGACCGGTCTGCCCGCTGACCATGGTGTCGAGAACACGACCGAGGGCGCCGAGGCGGTTCCTCGTGACGAGATGACCTCGGAACTGCCTGTGGTGTCGTCGACGGAGTGA
- a CDS encoding homing endonuclease associated repeat-containing protein, whose protein sequence is MTDSDTDRSHTAAPALIGALLHLAATDAGLAPTATSALSPKDSEILAEVEVALRNQTLNENGVKKALAEVAGSIASVRSSPSPVALTAAKYEKARTTVLRQLGVASTKGASVWPPTSQTAVQRFGSWNEALKAAGLATSSVGRARGQLRFDEAAYDKAIADFVADCDDRDLGATYKAYGEYAAEHKGEVPSAAAVRKFYGSWNAALASAG, encoded by the coding sequence ATGACTGACTCCGACACCGACAGGTCCCACACCGCCGCCCCCGCACTCATCGGGGCGCTGCTCCACCTCGCCGCGACCGACGCTGGCCTGGCCCCGACTGCCACGTCCGCGCTGAGTCCCAAGGACAGCGAGATCCTCGCCGAGGTTGAGGTCGCCCTCCGCAACCAGACGTTGAATGAGAATGGTGTGAAGAAGGCCCTCGCCGAGGTGGCCGGATCCATTGCCAGCGTGCGCAGCTCACCCAGCCCGGTGGCGTTGACCGCGGCGAAATACGAGAAGGCGCGCACCACAGTCCTCAGGCAGTTGGGTGTGGCCTCGACCAAGGGCGCCAGTGTGTGGCCGCCGACCAGCCAGACCGCCGTCCAACGCTTCGGCTCCTGGAACGAGGCGCTCAAGGCCGCGGGCCTGGCCACCAGCTCGGTGGGTCGAGCACGGGGCCAGCTGCGCTTCGACGAAGCCGCGTATGACAAGGCGATCGCCGACTTCGTCGCTGACTGTGACGACCGGGACCTCGGTGCCACCTACAAGGCCTACGGCGAATACGCCGCCGAACACAAGGGCGAAGTTCCTTCGGCCGCCGCAGTGCGGAAGTTCTACGGAAGCTGGAACGCGGCACTCGCCTCGGCGGGGTGA
- a CDS encoding DEAD/DEAH box helicase codes for MPANDHASSHHTAGWREAFASLAEVAPQEHTPVALGFELVEVVARTWFEAKHSVVLEKKEVTPGSNPSLAIRPLILSDSGNWVKKSLTWRTIDRMARQFNIDPRHQEWFTQLAGLRTRDKTDFTPDGAPYNLGDFHTPLLWDMFAQANELGIELVGVNQGMHIHIGREAKAIIDVNRVKNQLRVQPRVTIDEREFSPGLTKPIWTHGFFGVDLRTGFTVTLAPVSKATAQSALSVFAAPGPITIPADESEEFFEEYYPLLRTSAEVVSTDETVKFPRFSEPRLVLLQSFGAKDILSLQWYWEYSGPRRTLPVVPLSKLGTSAIRSTAAGRGAATPKPDPRDNRDLTHEAAVLDQVASALAETQPPGHPRDMELSDADTADFVVNVLPGLEEIEHVKVITRGKKQPYRELGGEPNITITSVESEKNDWFDLGFQITIDGKPIPFVKLYKALASGTKKIKLVDDTFLSLNKPAFDKLKALLAEADLIPEWEPESPKITRLHVGLWSEFEELADETLPAQSWQESAQALLDLDHLPAVEVPHLNGVTMRPYQVQGFRWLALLHKCHLGGILADDMGLGKTLQTLALIAHAKPELPFLVVAPTSVVDNWAKEAAKFTPDLDVRVVSESTKKRQKPLAEVVAGADLIVMSYAMLRLDEDPISRLNWAGFVLDEAQFVKNSSSQVHMAAKSVNAPFRLALTGTPMENSLRDVWSLFSITAPGLFPSAHRFEKEYVRPIEGGEDPGRMGRLQKRIRPFMLRRTKDLVAADLPEKQEQVINVELNAAHRQLYDRVLQKERKKILGFIDSEYDKQRFIVFRSLTLLRMLALDPRIVDGEHEGVPSSKLAALMERLEDVVAEGHRSIVFSQFTSFLDKVAEDLDRRGVPYVVLDGSTRNRGQVVDEFRSGAAPVFLISLKAGGFGLNLTEADYVFLMDPWWNPATENQAIDRAHRIGQTKNVMVYRYVAEGTIEEKVLALQKKKAELFDSLMTDGGAFEGRGPNGQAFSQTVTAEDIRGLLEG; via the coding sequence GTGCCCGCTAACGATCATGCTTCGTCCCATCACACCGCCGGCTGGCGTGAGGCCTTTGCCTCCCTCGCCGAGGTGGCTCCGCAGGAGCATACGCCCGTGGCCCTGGGATTCGAGCTCGTCGAGGTCGTGGCCCGCACGTGGTTCGAAGCGAAGCACTCGGTCGTGCTCGAGAAAAAAGAGGTCACACCCGGGTCCAATCCGAGCCTGGCGATCCGCCCGCTGATCCTCAGCGATTCCGGCAACTGGGTGAAGAAGTCGCTGACCTGGCGCACCATCGATCGCATGGCCAGGCAGTTCAACATCGATCCACGTCACCAGGAATGGTTCACCCAGCTCGCTGGTCTGCGGACCCGGGACAAGACCGACTTCACACCCGATGGTGCGCCCTACAACCTCGGCGATTTTCACACCCCTTTGCTGTGGGACATGTTTGCTCAGGCGAACGAGCTCGGGATCGAACTCGTCGGCGTCAATCAGGGCATGCACATCCACATCGGACGCGAGGCGAAGGCGATCATCGACGTCAATCGGGTGAAGAACCAACTGCGGGTGCAACCACGGGTCACGATTGATGAACGCGAATTCTCACCGGGACTGACCAAGCCCATCTGGACGCACGGATTCTTCGGTGTCGACCTGCGCACGGGCTTCACCGTGACCCTGGCTCCGGTCTCGAAGGCGACGGCTCAGTCGGCTCTATCCGTGTTCGCGGCACCCGGTCCGATCACGATCCCGGCTGATGAGTCCGAGGAGTTCTTCGAGGAGTACTACCCGTTGCTGCGCACCTCCGCCGAGGTTGTCAGCACCGATGAGACGGTGAAGTTCCCGCGGTTCAGCGAACCACGGCTGGTGCTGCTCCAGTCGTTCGGGGCCAAGGACATTCTGAGTCTGCAGTGGTACTGGGAGTACTCCGGACCTCGTCGAACCTTGCCCGTGGTCCCATTGTCGAAGCTCGGCACCTCCGCCATCCGCAGCACAGCAGCCGGGCGCGGGGCAGCCACACCAAAGCCGGACCCGCGAGATAACCGCGACCTCACACACGAGGCCGCTGTGCTCGACCAGGTCGCGTCCGCCCTCGCAGAGACACAACCGCCCGGCCACCCTCGCGACATGGAACTGTCCGACGCCGACACCGCGGACTTCGTCGTCAATGTCCTGCCCGGGCTCGAGGAGATCGAGCACGTCAAGGTCATCACGCGCGGGAAGAAACAGCCCTACCGTGAGCTCGGCGGGGAACCGAACATCACGATCACCTCGGTCGAGTCGGAGAAGAACGACTGGTTCGACCTCGGCTTCCAGATCACCATCGACGGCAAGCCCATCCCCTTCGTCAAGCTCTACAAAGCCCTGGCGTCGGGGACGAAGAAGATCAAACTTGTCGACGACACGTTCCTGTCGCTGAACAAACCCGCCTTCGACAAACTCAAGGCACTCCTGGCCGAGGCCGATCTCATCCCCGAGTGGGAACCCGAGTCGCCCAAGATCACGCGCCTGCATGTGGGCCTGTGGTCGGAGTTCGAGGAGCTCGCCGATGAGACTCTGCCCGCCCAGTCCTGGCAGGAATCCGCGCAGGCACTGCTCGACCTCGACCACCTGCCCGCCGTCGAAGTCCCTCACCTGAACGGCGTCACCATGCGGCCCTACCAGGTGCAGGGATTCCGGTGGCTGGCGCTGCTGCACAAGTGCCACCTCGGCGGGATCCTCGCCGACGACATGGGCCTGGGCAAGACCCTGCAGACCCTGGCACTCATCGCCCACGCGAAGCCAGAGCTTCCGTTCCTCGTCGTCGCCCCCACCTCGGTGGTGGACAACTGGGCGAAGGAGGCCGCAAAGTTCACCCCTGACCTCGACGTTCGCGTCGTTTCCGAGTCAACGAAGAAGAGACAGAAGCCCCTCGCCGAGGTGGTCGCCGGTGCCGATCTCATCGTCATGTCCTACGCGATGCTGCGCCTGGACGAGGATCCGATCTCCCGCCTGAACTGGGCCGGCTTCGTTCTCGATGAGGCGCAGTTCGTGAAGAACAGCTCTTCCCAGGTCCACATGGCTGCGAAGTCGGTCAACGCACCCTTCCGGCTGGCGCTGACGGGCACTCCGATGGAGAATTCTCTGCGCGATGTGTGGTCGCTGTTCTCCATCACCGCACCTGGTCTCTTTCCCAGTGCGCATCGCTTCGAGAAGGAATACGTGCGGCCCATCGAAGGCGGTGAGGATCCGGGGCGAATGGGACGGCTGCAGAAGCGGATCAGACCCTTCATGCTGCGCCGCACGAAGGATCTCGTCGCCGCCGATCTGCCGGAGAAGCAGGAGCAGGTCATCAATGTCGAGCTCAATGCCGCACACCGCCAGCTCTACGATCGGGTGCTGCAGAAGGAGCGGAAGAAGATCCTCGGCTTCATCGACAGCGAGTATGACAAGCAGCGGTTCATCGTCTTCCGGTCTCTGACCTTGCTGCGCATGCTTGCGCTCGACCCGCGCATCGTCGACGGCGAACACGAGGGCGTGCCCTCAAGCAAGCTCGCCGCCCTCATGGAGCGCCTCGAGGATGTCGTGGCGGAGGGCCACCGCTCAATCGTGTTCAGCCAGTTCACTTCCTTCCTCGACAAGGTGGCCGAGGATCTTGATCGCCGAGGTGTCCCCTATGTCGTCCTCGATGGTTCGACTCGCAATCGCGGGCAGGTCGTCGACGAGTTCCGGTCCGGTGCGGCTCCGGTGTTCCTCATCAGCCTCAAGGCCGGAGGGTTCGGCCTCAACCTCACCGAGGCCGACTATGTCTTCCTCATGGATCCGTGGTGGAATCCGGCGACGGAGAATCAGGCGATCGACCGAGCGCACCGGATCGGTCAGACGAAGAACGTCATGGTCTACCGCTACGTCGCCGAGGGAACGATCGAGGAGAAGGTCCTGGCTCTGCAGAAGAAGAAGGCCGAGCTCTTCGACTCTCTCATGACCGACGGCGGAGCCTTCGAAGGGCGCGGCCCCAACGGGCAGGCATTCAGCCAGACGGTGACGGCCGAGGACATTCGGGGTCTGCTCGAGGGGTAG
- a CDS encoding NAD(P)/FAD-dependent oxidoreductase: MASLPDARCRESADVDPDGFATKDQVAEYFRTLVERNNLPVRIGVTVTSVTERVNARGYLVETVQGTIKADYVVAATGPFQTPNIPKIIPESSGITQVHSNSYKNPEQLDEGAVLVVGAGSSGVQIAAEIQKSGKKVYLAVGPHDRPPRAYRNRDFCWWLGALGKWDLAAPPVGADHVTIAVSGAEGGHTVDFRNLAASGIALLGRANSFVDGKLQIGSDLGKNIARGDDNYLSLLREADDYIERNGLELPPEPEAHILGPDPESVTDPILELDLAEANISTVIWATGFGVDYSWLQVEGVLDERGYPVQQRGVTPVPGMYFLGLPWLSRRGSSFIWGVWHDAKYLADQIEIQRKYRDYEPDHNALLEAAVS, encoded by the coding sequence TTGGCTTCGCTGCCGGACGCTAGATGCCGGGAATCCGCCGATGTTGATCCCGACGGTTTCGCCACTAAGGACCAGGTCGCCGAATACTTCCGCACCTTAGTCGAGCGCAACAACCTCCCCGTGCGCATCGGCGTCACCGTCACTTCTGTGACCGAACGCGTGAACGCACGGGGCTACCTCGTCGAAACCGTCCAAGGCACCATCAAAGCCGACTACGTCGTCGCCGCGACCGGACCATTCCAGACTCCGAACATCCCGAAGATCATTCCCGAGAGCTCCGGGATCACCCAGGTCCATTCGAACTCGTACAAGAATCCGGAACAGCTCGACGAGGGTGCCGTGCTCGTCGTCGGTGCGGGATCCTCGGGTGTCCAAATCGCAGCGGAGATCCAGAAATCCGGCAAAAAGGTCTACCTGGCGGTCGGTCCACACGATCGCCCACCGCGGGCATACCGCAACCGCGACTTCTGCTGGTGGCTCGGAGCCCTGGGCAAATGGGATCTGGCTGCCCCACCCGTGGGCGCCGACCACGTCACGATCGCCGTCAGCGGTGCCGAAGGCGGGCACACCGTGGACTTCCGCAACCTCGCAGCCTCGGGAATCGCCCTGTTGGGACGTGCCAATTCCTTCGTCGACGGCAAGCTGCAGATCGGTTCCGACCTGGGCAAGAACATCGCTCGCGGCGACGACAACTACCTGTCCCTGCTGCGCGAGGCCGATGACTACATCGAACGCAACGGCCTCGAACTGCCGCCGGAGCCCGAGGCACACATCCTCGGACCTGACCCTGAGTCGGTCACTGACCCGATCCTCGAACTCGACCTCGCCGAAGCGAACATATCGACCGTGATCTGGGCGACCGGATTCGGTGTCGACTACTCCTGGCTGCAGGTCGAGGGAGTCCTCGACGAACGCGGCTACCCGGTCCAGCAGCGCGGCGTCACACCTGTTCCCGGCATGTACTTCCTCGGTCTGCCATGGTTGTCACGTCGTGGCTCGAGCTTCATCTGGGGAGTCTGGCACGACGCGAAATACCTCGCCGACCAGATTGAGATCCAGCGCAAGTACCGCGACTATGAGCCAGATCATAACGCCCTCCTCGAGGCCGCAGTATCGTAA
- a CDS encoding RidA family protein has protein sequence MIRRIETAPGLAPGIGPYSQAVVANGFVFTTGQVPFAADGITPEAFEDQVRTCLSNLRSVLETAGSGIDKVVKVNAYLTTPEQREPFNRVYADFFGEAKPARTTVCVSIWDISLEVECVAVVSDSSEAAGGA, from the coding sequence ATGATCCGTCGCATCGAGACCGCCCCGGGTCTGGCCCCGGGCATCGGCCCGTACTCGCAGGCCGTCGTCGCCAACGGATTCGTCTTCACCACAGGTCAGGTTCCGTTCGCTGCCGACGGCATCACACCCGAGGCCTTCGAGGATCAGGTGAGAACGTGTCTGAGCAATCTGCGCTCCGTGCTTGAAACCGCGGGCAGCGGCATCGACAAGGTGGTCAAGGTCAACGCCTATCTGACCACGCCCGAGCAGCGGGAGCCCTTCAATCGTGTCTATGCGGACTTCTTCGGAGAGGCCAAACCGGCACGGACCACCGTGTGCGTCTCCATCTGGGACATCTCGCTTGAGGTCGAATGTGTCGCGGTTGTCAGCGATTCTTCCGAAGCAGCGGGTGGGGCGTGA